In one window of Paenarthrobacter nicotinovorans DNA:
- the nagB gene encoding glucosamine-6-phosphate deaminase encodes MEVVILPGTKQIGALAADAIEALVRRKPNAVLGLATGSSPLPIYDELASRYEAGGLDFSQAHGFALDEYVGLEAGHPESYREVIRREFTNRVNIKPENVHGPDGAAEDLEAACQDYEDAIKAVGGVDLQILGVGTDGHIGFNEPGSSLASRTRIKTLIEQTRKDNARFFDSIDDVPHHVVTQGLGTIMDAKHVVLVATGAQKAQAVRDFVEGPVAAICAASILQMHPHATILVDEAAASSLKLADYYRHTYDNKPEWQGL; translated from the coding sequence ATGGAAGTTGTCATTCTCCCGGGCACCAAGCAGATCGGTGCGCTTGCTGCCGATGCCATCGAGGCATTGGTGCGGCGAAAGCCGAATGCCGTGCTGGGGCTTGCCACGGGATCATCTCCTTTGCCCATCTATGACGAATTGGCCAGCCGCTACGAAGCCGGGGGCCTGGACTTCAGCCAGGCCCACGGCTTCGCCCTGGACGAATATGTTGGCCTTGAGGCCGGACATCCTGAGTCTTACCGGGAGGTAATCCGGCGTGAATTTACCAACAGGGTGAACATCAAACCGGAGAACGTCCACGGCCCCGATGGTGCCGCCGAAGACCTTGAAGCAGCATGCCAGGACTACGAGGACGCCATTAAGGCCGTCGGAGGCGTGGATCTCCAGATCCTGGGCGTGGGCACTGACGGGCATATCGGGTTCAATGAGCCTGGCTCATCCCTTGCCTCGAGGACACGGATCAAAACCCTGATTGAGCAGACGCGCAAAGACAACGCCCGCTTCTTCGACAGCATCGACGACGTCCCGCACCACGTGGTGACCCAGGGGCTGGGGACCATTATGGACGCCAAGCATGTGGTCCTGGTGGCCACGGGCGCCCAAAAAGCCCAGGCGGTCCGGGATTTCGTGGAAGGCCCGGTGGCTGCGATTTGCGCGGCATCGATCCTGCAGATGCATCCCCACGCCACCATCCTGGTGGATGAAGCGGCAGCTTCATCACTGAAACTGGCTGATTACTACCGGCACACCTACGACAACAAGCCGGAGTGGCAGGGCCTGTAG
- a CDS encoding ABC transporter ATP-binding protein: MTEPRHESMPISTPAQASESPPAASTPDAAATTRPAQPPQTPGEPPLAALSIRGLAKRFGEKIAVDGVSLEVPAGSFYGMVGPNGAGKTTTLSMATGLLRPDFGTALVHGVDVWAQPLAAKKLMGVLPDGVRLFDRLTGEQLVTYSGLLRGMDRDVVGTRVSELLAALDLEADAGSLVVDYSAGMTKKIALASALIHAPRLLVLDEPFESVDPVSAANIRGILESYVASGGTVIVSSHVMDLVQRMCSHVAVVAGGRVLAAGSVDEVRNGSTLEERFVQLVGGGHRTEGLEWLRTF; encoded by the coding sequence ATGACGGAACCACGCCATGAATCCATGCCCATATCCACGCCCGCCCAGGCATCCGAGTCCCCGCCCGCGGCTTCCACGCCCGACGCCGCTGCAACAACGCGGCCGGCGCAACCGCCGCAGACACCAGGTGAGCCGCCCTTGGCTGCCCTGTCCATCAGGGGGCTGGCCAAGAGATTCGGCGAGAAGATCGCCGTCGACGGAGTCAGTCTGGAAGTACCGGCGGGCTCGTTCTACGGAATGGTCGGACCCAATGGGGCCGGCAAGACCACCACGCTGTCCATGGCCACAGGCTTGCTGCGTCCTGACTTCGGCACCGCATTGGTCCACGGAGTCGATGTCTGGGCCCAACCACTGGCCGCCAAGAAGCTCATGGGCGTCCTGCCCGATGGCGTCCGCCTGTTCGACCGCCTGACCGGCGAACAATTGGTCACATATTCCGGCCTCCTGCGGGGCATGGATCGTGACGTAGTGGGCACGAGGGTTTCGGAGCTGTTGGCGGCCCTTGACCTCGAAGCCGATGCCGGCTCCCTTGTGGTCGACTACTCGGCCGGCATGACCAAGAAGATTGCCTTGGCATCGGCGCTGATCCATGCGCCGCGGCTGCTGGTGCTGGACGAGCCGTTCGAGTCGGTGGATCCGGTGTCGGCGGCCAACATCCGGGGCATCCTGGAAAGCTATGTAGCGTCCGGGGGCACTGTCATCGTCTCGAGCCACGTGATGGATCTCGTGCAGCGCATGTGCAGCCACGTCGCGGTAGTTGCCGGTGGCCGGGTCCTGGCCGCAGGCTCTGTTGATGAAGTCCGCAACGGTTCGACCCTGGAGGAACGCTTCGTCCAGTTGGTAGGCGGCGGACACCGGACGGAGGGGCTGGAATGGTTGCGCACCTTCTAA
- a CDS encoding NADH:flavin oxidoreductase/NADH oxidase, whose translation MGSALFSPLTLRSLTIPHRGWVSPMCQYSCHPETGEGVPNDWHLVHLGSFAAGGAALIMSEAAAVNPVGRISPLDAGLYSDEQAAAWERIVQFVHRHGAVDCRIGAQLAHAGRKASTYWPFAERSGSVPADDGGWSTVGPTNQAYDGYAAPAAMSEEDIQGVVSDFAAAAARAVAVGFDTVEIHGAHGYLLHQFQSPLINTRTDRWGGNEEGRNRLMLSVVEAVREVIPDSMPLLLRISASDWADGGVEVGDSTRLASAAAERGVDLVDVSSGGAVAHQKIRAVPGYQAGFAEQVKRDAGVPTAAVGLLTSPTQVEDIVANGRADAVFMARAALRDPHWWLRAAYGLGYDLPWVPQYQRAVPRHGF comes from the coding sequence GTGGGATCGGCGCTGTTTTCTCCCCTCACCTTGCGTTCGCTGACCATCCCGCACCGGGGTTGGGTCTCGCCGATGTGCCAGTACAGCTGCCATCCGGAGACTGGTGAGGGGGTTCCGAACGACTGGCACCTGGTGCACTTGGGTTCCTTCGCCGCCGGAGGCGCTGCGCTGATCATGAGTGAGGCGGCGGCTGTCAACCCGGTGGGCAGGATCAGCCCGTTGGATGCCGGCCTCTATTCGGATGAACAGGCTGCCGCTTGGGAACGGATCGTGCAGTTCGTGCACAGGCACGGCGCCGTGGACTGCAGGATCGGTGCCCAGCTGGCGCACGCAGGGCGGAAGGCCTCCACTTACTGGCCGTTCGCGGAACGTTCGGGTTCGGTCCCGGCGGACGACGGCGGCTGGTCGACAGTCGGTCCAACGAACCAGGCCTATGACGGCTATGCGGCGCCGGCGGCCATGAGCGAAGAGGACATCCAGGGTGTCGTGTCCGACTTTGCCGCAGCGGCCGCCCGGGCTGTGGCCGTTGGCTTCGACACTGTCGAAATCCACGGCGCCCATGGGTATCTTCTGCATCAGTTCCAGAGCCCGCTCATCAACACCCGTACGGACCGGTGGGGTGGAAACGAGGAGGGCCGGAACCGGCTCATGCTCTCAGTGGTGGAGGCTGTCCGGGAAGTCATCCCCGATTCGATGCCTCTTCTCCTGCGTATCTCGGCCTCCGACTGGGCCGACGGCGGCGTGGAGGTGGGAGACTCGACCAGGCTGGCAAGCGCTGCGGCAGAACGGGGCGTTGACCTGGTGGATGTCTCCAGCGGAGGGGCGGTTGCGCATCAGAAGATCCGCGCGGTACCCGGCTACCAGGCCGGGTTCGCCGAGCAGGTAAAGCGCGACGCCGGTGTGCCCACCGCCGCGGTGGGGCTGCTGACAAGTCCAACCCAAGTGGAGGACATCGTGGCCAACGGCAGGGCTGATGCCGTATTCATGGCGCGTGCGGCGCTCCGCGATCCGCATTGGTGGCTCCGGGCTGCCTACGGGCTTGGCTACGATCTGCCCTGGGTTCCGCAGTACCAGCGGGCCGTGCCCCGCCACGGCTTCTAG
- a CDS encoding tetratricopeptide repeat protein, with protein sequence MSSPGYRPTPAAASQLNLRGAVDLSSLRRPTPPQGPPSPADGETPQGGEAGKAPLRVDATETNFQDLVQLSAQIPVLFLLWSRYAPESPAVLDTAQQVVESYGGRLVLAAADVDAFPQLAQAFQVEAVPTAVAVIKGQPVPLFQGPADDAQIRNLVDELLKVAAANGVTGSIGDAAQADDAEPAPLPPLHQTAVDAIEAGDYDAAVAAYKQALLEQPADAEAKAGLAQVELMARLEKLTAPEAEALRDRAAQEPDDVEAQLGVADLDISGGHIEDGFNRIISFIGRNFGPERETARLRLLELFEVVGIKDDRVAKARQGLARVLF encoded by the coding sequence ATGAGTTCGCCCGGATACCGACCCACTCCAGCCGCTGCCAGCCAGCTCAACCTGCGCGGCGCCGTCGACCTCTCGTCGTTGCGCCGCCCGACCCCGCCACAGGGGCCTCCTTCCCCCGCGGACGGGGAGACACCCCAAGGGGGTGAGGCCGGCAAAGCCCCGCTCCGTGTGGATGCAACAGAAACAAACTTCCAGGACCTGGTGCAGTTGTCCGCCCAGATTCCCGTACTGTTCCTTCTCTGGTCCCGGTACGCCCCCGAATCGCCCGCTGTCCTGGACACTGCCCAGCAGGTCGTTGAAAGCTATGGCGGACGGCTGGTGCTTGCCGCCGCTGACGTAGATGCCTTCCCTCAACTGGCCCAGGCCTTCCAGGTAGAAGCCGTCCCGACCGCCGTCGCCGTGATCAAAGGCCAGCCTGTTCCGTTGTTCCAAGGCCCGGCGGATGACGCGCAGATCCGGAACCTCGTCGATGAACTGCTCAAGGTGGCGGCCGCGAATGGTGTCACCGGAAGCATCGGCGACGCCGCGCAGGCTGACGATGCCGAACCCGCACCGCTCCCGCCGCTGCACCAGACCGCCGTCGATGCCATCGAAGCCGGTGACTACGACGCCGCTGTAGCGGCCTACAAGCAGGCGCTCCTTGAACAGCCGGCTGATGCTGAGGCAAAAGCAGGCCTGGCACAGGTTGAGTTGATGGCAAGGCTGGAGAAACTCACGGCCCCCGAGGCAGAAGCCCTCCGCGACCGTGCCGCCCAGGAGCCCGATGATGTCGAGGCGCAACTGGGCGTCGCTGACCTTGACATCTCAGGTGGCCACATCGAGGACGGCTTCAACCGGATCATCAGCTTCATCGGCAGGAACTTCGGTCCCGAGCGGGAGACTGCCCGTCTGCGGCTCTTGGAGCTCTTCGAGGTTGTGGGAATCAAGGACGACCGCGTGGCCAAGGCCCGGCAGGGATTGGCGAGGGTCCTCTTCTAG
- a CDS encoding AI-2E family transporter, with protein sequence MKDHMESRPDDEPGSAAVNASSDAPSASVPVRTGRLAAISRRLRQPIPGARTRVRFEMPPEDDGTGDQDGFRPEDDHGFGAPGPRMSSQHPLYVGFMGTAGVGVALAVFYIASNTTQLILWIVAALFIALGLDPVVRWLESHKVPRPAGILISVSALVLAVAGFFATLIPTIVEQVSEIVRQAPDWIRGFLDSDFFRNVDSQFGVRDRITTELDKFVKDPEAMGGIFGGVVGFGSTVANGLFGSLIVLVLSLYFLAALPSMKKWAYRLAPRSRRPRVEALSEAITDSVGNYVIGQACVALLNAIFAFIVMTILGIPFSVLLAFVVALLAFIPLVGGMIAAVVVILVALTAGWQTAVVYAIAYFAYLQFEAYFISPRIMQRAVAVPGAVAVISVIAGGSLLGVLGALIAIPTAAAIMLLIKEVFIVRQDRH encoded by the coding sequence GTGAAAGACCACATGGAGTCCCGTCCCGACGATGAGCCCGGGTCAGCCGCGGTGAACGCGTCATCGGACGCGCCGTCAGCCTCGGTTCCCGTCCGGACCGGGCGGCTCGCCGCCATCAGCCGCAGGCTCAGGCAGCCCATCCCCGGCGCGCGCACCCGTGTCCGCTTCGAGATGCCGCCGGAAGACGACGGAACGGGCGATCAGGACGGCTTCCGCCCGGAAGACGATCACGGCTTTGGCGCGCCCGGCCCCCGGATGTCGTCGCAGCACCCTCTTTACGTCGGTTTCATGGGAACGGCTGGCGTGGGAGTCGCCCTTGCGGTGTTCTATATCGCAAGCAACACCACCCAGCTGATCCTGTGGATCGTGGCCGCCCTCTTCATTGCGTTGGGCCTTGACCCCGTGGTGCGCTGGCTGGAGTCCCACAAAGTACCGCGCCCGGCAGGCATCCTCATCTCTGTCTCCGCCCTGGTACTTGCTGTTGCCGGTTTCTTTGCGACCCTGATTCCCACCATCGTTGAGCAGGTGTCCGAAATCGTGCGGCAGGCCCCGGATTGGATCCGCGGCTTCCTCGACTCGGACTTCTTCCGCAACGTGGACAGCCAGTTCGGCGTTCGCGACCGGATCACCACCGAACTGGACAAGTTCGTCAAGGACCCCGAAGCCATGGGCGGCATCTTTGGCGGTGTTGTTGGTTTCGGTTCAACCGTGGCCAACGGCCTCTTCGGTTCCCTCATTGTCCTGGTCCTGAGCCTGTACTTCCTGGCAGCCCTGCCCTCCATGAAGAAGTGGGCTTACCGGCTGGCACCCCGTTCCCGCCGCCCACGCGTGGAAGCGTTGTCTGAAGCCATCACGGATTCCGTGGGCAACTACGTGATCGGCCAGGCTTGCGTCGCCCTCTTGAACGCCATCTTCGCCTTCATCGTGATGACCATCCTGGGGATTCCCTTCAGCGTCCTGCTGGCATTCGTCGTGGCGTTGCTCGCCTTTATCCCGCTCGTGGGCGGCATGATCGCCGCCGTCGTTGTAATCCTCGTGGCCCTCACCGCAGGGTGGCAGACGGCCGTTGTCTACGCGATCGCCTATTTCGCCTACCTCCAGTTCGAGGCCTACTTCATCTCGCCGCGCATCATGCAGCGCGCAGTCGCAGTGCCGGGCGCGGTGGCCGTCATCTCCGTTATTGCCGGCGGCAGTTTGCTTGGCGTCCTGGGCGCACTGATTGCCATTCCCACCGCGGCCGCCATCATGCTGCTCATCAAGGAAGTCTTCATTGTCCGCCAGGACCGGCACTGA
- a CDS encoding alpha/beta hydrolase, translating into MTFDPASFVFTPQDAPSEIRASTVLPAKRENVAFTTEDGKVLLGELALPESGEITATLITLHPLPTHGGFMDSHVYRKASYRLPALAGVAVLRFNTRGTSSPRGTSEGQFEEGVGERYDVEAAVRFAVERGLPNRWLVGWSFGTELALMYGAVEPVASRIEGAVLLSPPLHRATDVHLKEWAESGKPLTVLVPEHDDYLQPEEAAGRFSLVPQARVVGVDGAKHLWVGEKYAARVLDEIVDDVTPAGAGAQGLPREWAGSVANA; encoded by the coding sequence ATGACTTTCGATCCCGCCTCGTTCGTTTTCACCCCACAGGACGCGCCATCGGAGATCCGTGCCTCAACGGTTCTTCCCGCCAAACGCGAGAATGTGGCATTCACCACCGAGGACGGCAAGGTCCTGCTGGGCGAGCTCGCCTTGCCGGAATCAGGGGAGATCACGGCCACGCTGATAACGCTGCATCCGTTGCCGACGCATGGTGGCTTCATGGATTCCCACGTCTACCGCAAGGCTTCCTACAGGCTTCCTGCCCTGGCCGGCGTCGCGGTGCTTCGCTTCAACACCCGTGGCACATCATCTCCGCGCGGGACAAGTGAGGGACAGTTCGAAGAAGGCGTAGGTGAGCGGTACGACGTCGAGGCGGCTGTGCGTTTCGCCGTCGAGCGCGGCCTGCCGAACCGCTGGCTGGTGGGGTGGTCTTTCGGGACGGAACTGGCGCTGATGTATGGAGCGGTGGAGCCGGTGGCAAGCCGGATCGAAGGCGCGGTCCTGTTGTCCCCGCCGCTGCATCGGGCCACGGATGTGCACCTCAAGGAATGGGCGGAGTCCGGCAAGCCGCTGACGGTCCTGGTGCCTGAGCATGATGACTACCTGCAGCCGGAAGAGGCTGCCGGCCGGTTCAGCCTGGTGCCGCAGGCCCGGGTTGTTGGCGTCGACGGAGCCAAGCACCTTTGGGTGGGCGAAAAGTACGCGGCGCGCGTCCTTGATGAGATCGTCGACGACGTCACGCCGGCGGGTGCCGGCGCACAGGGACTGCCGCGTGAGTGGGCGGGGTCGGTGGCCAATGCCTGA
- the nucS gene encoding endonuclease NucS has protein sequence MRLVIARCSVDYVGRLKAHLPLATRLLLVKADGSVLVHSDGGSYKPLNWMSPPATLRVTTPEETEVEEGVVEQWTVQSAKTDDRLIINIYEQLHDTSHDLGTDPGLIKDGVEADLQRLLAEQIETLGAGYSLIRREYFTAIGPVDILARDASGATVAVELKRRGDIDGVEQLTRYLELLNRDPLLAPVRGIFAAQQIKPQAKVLANDRGIDCVTLDYDAMRGVDDSESRLF, from the coding sequence GTGCGACTCGTCATAGCCCGTTGTTCTGTTGATTACGTTGGCCGCCTGAAGGCCCACCTCCCCCTCGCCACCCGGCTATTGCTGGTCAAGGCGGACGGCTCGGTGCTGGTGCACTCCGACGGCGGCTCCTACAAGCCGCTGAACTGGATGAGCCCGCCTGCCACACTGCGGGTGACCACCCCCGAGGAAACCGAGGTGGAAGAGGGAGTAGTGGAGCAATGGACGGTGCAGTCAGCCAAGACCGATGACCGCCTCATCATCAATATCTACGAACAACTCCACGACACCTCTCATGACCTGGGCACCGACCCGGGACTGATCAAGGATGGAGTCGAAGCGGACCTGCAGCGCCTCCTGGCCGAACAGATCGAGACCCTCGGTGCCGGTTACTCGCTGATCCGCCGCGAATACTTCACGGCGATCGGCCCCGTGGACATCCTTGCCCGCGACGCCTCCGGCGCCACAGTCGCCGTCGAACTCAAACGCCGCGGCGACATCGACGGCGTTGAGCAGCTCACCCGGTACCTGGAATTGCTCAACCGGGATCCTTTGCTGGCACCCGTCCGTGGCATTTTCGCCGCCCAGCAGATCAAGCCGCAGGCGAAAGTCCTCGCCAATGACCGCGGCATCGATTGCGTGACGCTCGATTATGACGCCATGCGCGGTGTGGATGACAGCGAGTCCCGCCTCTTCTGA
- a CDS encoding N-acetylglucosamine-6-phosphate deacetylase, which translates to MTAAPRFATSSAPSHQIIKGTLVSDGEVVEDGLLAIDGDRIAYAGPADAFDQEAFEGFEGAIRLGVPSGSYLIPGLVDVHCHGGNGGDFPSGEEVAARKAIEFLHRSGTTTFLASMVTAPREDLLRGIELFVKLAEEGLVAGIHLEGPFLSHARCGAQNPDYLLEPDLELMDELVAAAAGKLATMTYAPELPGAAALVDLMTSHGVTPSLGHTDCDDATATASLAAAREGLESAGFDGVSSLPTVTHLFNGMPPMHHRAPGPVAACLRMAQEGKAVVELIADGTHLAPSMVATVFQLVGAANVVLVTDSMAAAGLSDGSYMLGPSPVTVSSGIATLDATGSIAGGTATLLDVVRKTVAAGVALPDVVCSATAVPAAVLGLSDEIGGLRRGLRADVVVTNEDLELTRVMRNGQWLS; encoded by the coding sequence ATGACTGCCGCACCCCGTTTTGCCACATCGTCCGCGCCAAGCCACCAGATCATCAAAGGAACGCTGGTCAGCGACGGCGAGGTGGTGGAAGACGGCCTGCTGGCCATCGACGGGGACCGGATTGCCTACGCCGGCCCTGCTGATGCCTTTGACCAGGAAGCCTTCGAAGGTTTCGAAGGGGCCATCCGCCTGGGAGTTCCCAGCGGCAGCTACCTCATTCCCGGACTGGTTGACGTCCACTGCCACGGCGGCAACGGCGGCGACTTTCCGAGCGGCGAGGAAGTTGCGGCCCGAAAGGCCATCGAGTTCCTGCACCGTTCGGGAACCACCACGTTCCTTGCCAGCATGGTCACCGCTCCACGGGAGGACCTCCTGCGTGGCATCGAGCTTTTCGTGAAGCTCGCAGAGGAAGGGTTGGTCGCCGGCATCCATCTCGAGGGTCCGTTCCTCTCCCACGCGCGCTGCGGAGCCCAGAACCCGGACTACCTGCTCGAGCCCGACCTGGAACTCATGGATGAGTTGGTGGCCGCTGCGGCCGGCAAGCTCGCCACCATGACATACGCCCCGGAACTCCCCGGCGCGGCCGCACTGGTGGACCTCATGACTTCCCATGGCGTGACGCCTTCCTTGGGCCACACGGACTGTGACGACGCCACCGCCACGGCGTCGTTGGCCGCCGCCCGCGAAGGGCTTGAGTCAGCAGGTTTCGACGGCGTGAGTTCACTCCCGACCGTCACCCACCTTTTCAATGGGATGCCTCCGATGCATCACCGCGCGCCAGGACCCGTGGCTGCGTGCCTTCGCATGGCGCAGGAGGGCAAAGCCGTGGTCGAACTGATCGCCGATGGGACGCATCTGGCCCCCAGCATGGTGGCCACCGTCTTCCAGCTGGTCGGTGCGGCCAACGTTGTCCTGGTGACCGACTCCATGGCGGCGGCCGGTCTTTCCGACGGCAGTTACATGCTTGGCCCGTCCCCGGTCACGGTCAGCAGCGGCATAGCCACGCTCGATGCCACCGGTTCGATCGCGGGGGGCACCGCTACGCTCCTGGACGTTGTCCGCAAAACGGTGGCCGCCGGCGTCGCCCTTCCTGATGTCGTCTGTTCCGCCACCGCAGTGCCGGCCGCGGTCCTGGGCCTTTCGGATGAAATTGGCGGGCTGCGGCGCGGACTGCGTGCCGATGTTGTTGTCACCAATGAGGACCTTGAACTGACCCGTGTGATGCGCAACGGGCAATGGTTGTCTTAG
- a CDS encoding cold-shock protein, which produces MALGTVKWFNAEKGFGFITPDDSDGDVFVHYSEIQTGGFKTLDENQRVQFEIGQGAKGPQATGVTVV; this is translated from the coding sequence ATGGCACTGGGAACCGTAAAGTGGTTCAACGCTGAAAAGGGCTTCGGCTTCATCACCCCGGACGACTCGGATGGGGACGTTTTCGTTCACTACTCCGAGATCCAGACCGGTGGTTTCAAGACCCTCGATGAGAACCAGCGCGTTCAGTTCGAGATCGGCCAGGGCGCCAAGGGCCCCCAGGCCACCGGCGTTACCGTCGTCTAG
- a CDS encoding DUF2156 domain-containing protein: MGAAQVSLAVRGVILPALRQAAQHVRRTPFTVGVLALFVALSIISGSFVTGPPDTWLRVAGVSLAGLKSGEWWSIWTSLFFTTNPLAYVTAVLMIVFLLGLAERRFGSFKTAAVFFGSQFASVSAFLLVTQVAQAFDDDWLARMAETRLIGPYAAVLSTCLAASALLPMLWQRRLRTVVLSISLLLVLYVGHAETVVGFLGALIGLAAGWWTQSSQGHLHLHRSTGREVRNLLSLTMAIFAVGPIVTAAAKSPSGPLALLRDVILNPIPTLGQLESNCGGSIDVSCLELGRQGYTGPFGLALAVVPVVLLLICADGMRRGRRLALGIAVGVQVLVVVLSAIYLGLFATIPRPQGRPHSGMMSSAVVHLIPLVLVPLILAVLLFAYRGHFRVVSAHRLRRRVFWSVGLTGAGLGLAYCIVWFSSGGMSRDGGLLGLASELARQYLPVPLPGAYRKVFAERDVLEVFLFSYSGTVFWLVALVGVWVLFIRGNHTGGRDHEARWQARHLVKSGGDSLSWMALWEPNKYWFAPDGTGGVAYQQHGHVALTMAGPFGPAGKHVETAGGFLEYCSQHALIPCLYSCTDELWPMLEARGFRRVAVAQETRLRIRGLEFRGKEWQNVRTSLNRAAKLGISARWSRFSELPNGIRTQISEVSEEWAAQKKIPEMGFTLGGLDELEDDEVLCGVAVDDAGHVHGVTSWLPVFEDGKIVSWTLDFMRRRGDAFPGVMEFLIASAVLHLRDSVEVISLSGSPLAREKGEIEQQAKGLAGLLDVVGQALEPVYGFRSLASFKSRFQPEYRTLYMYYQDPLHLPAMGRALSRAYLPGLSVRHSARLLRTLVG, translated from the coding sequence TGGCGCTGTTTGTGGCGCTATCCATCATCTCCGGCAGCTTCGTCACGGGGCCTCCGGACACCTGGCTGCGGGTGGCAGGCGTCAGCCTGGCTGGTCTCAAATCGGGTGAGTGGTGGTCGATTTGGACCTCGCTCTTCTTCACGACCAACCCCTTGGCTTACGTCACTGCTGTCCTGATGATCGTCTTCCTTCTAGGGCTTGCCGAACGGCGCTTCGGCTCGTTCAAGACCGCGGCTGTATTTTTCGGCAGCCAGTTTGCCAGTGTGTCGGCATTTCTGTTGGTCACGCAGGTCGCGCAAGCCTTCGACGACGATTGGCTGGCCCGGATGGCCGAAACCCGGCTGATCGGACCCTATGCAGCAGTCCTGTCCACGTGTTTGGCGGCCAGCGCGCTCCTTCCCATGCTGTGGCAACGACGCCTGCGGACAGTGGTGCTGTCAATTTCCTTGCTCCTTGTGTTGTACGTGGGCCACGCGGAAACGGTGGTGGGCTTCCTCGGAGCCTTGATCGGTTTGGCGGCGGGCTGGTGGACCCAAAGCAGCCAGGGGCATCTCCACCTGCACAGGTCCACAGGCAGGGAAGTCCGGAACCTGCTGTCCCTGACGATGGCAATTTTTGCGGTGGGTCCTATCGTGACCGCGGCTGCGAAAAGCCCTTCGGGTCCGTTGGCCTTGCTCCGGGATGTCATCCTCAATCCGATACCTACACTGGGCCAGCTTGAGAGCAACTGCGGGGGCAGCATCGATGTCTCCTGTTTGGAGCTGGGACGCCAAGGCTACACAGGTCCCTTCGGACTGGCGTTGGCCGTGGTGCCTGTGGTGCTCCTGCTGATCTGCGCTGACGGGATGAGGCGCGGACGCCGTCTCGCGCTGGGCATCGCGGTAGGCGTGCAGGTGCTCGTGGTTGTGCTTTCGGCCATCTACCTGGGACTTTTTGCCACCATCCCAAGGCCACAGGGCCGTCCGCATTCAGGGATGATGAGCTCGGCCGTAGTGCACCTCATCCCGCTGGTGCTGGTGCCCCTGATTCTCGCTGTGCTGTTGTTCGCCTATCGGGGACACTTCCGTGTTGTCTCCGCGCACCGTCTCCGGCGCAGGGTGTTCTGGTCTGTTGGCCTGACCGGCGCCGGGCTTGGTCTCGCCTATTGCATCGTGTGGTTTTCCTCCGGGGGCATGTCACGGGACGGTGGCCTCCTCGGCTTGGCTTCGGAGCTTGCCAGGCAATATCTTCCTGTTCCGCTTCCGGGGGCTTACCGGAAGGTCTTCGCCGAGCGTGACGTGCTGGAAGTGTTCCTGTTCTCCTATTCCGGCACTGTCTTCTGGCTGGTCGCGCTGGTTGGGGTATGGGTCCTTTTCATCCGAGGGAACCATACGGGAGGCCGTGACCACGAGGCGCGTTGGCAGGCCCGTCACCTAGTGAAGTCCGGGGGCGACTCATTGTCGTGGATGGCGCTGTGGGAGCCGAACAAGTACTGGTTCGCACCGGACGGGACCGGGGGAGTGGCCTACCAGCAACACGGGCACGTGGCCCTGACGATGGCCGGTCCTTTCGGGCCGGCCGGGAAGCATGTGGAAACAGCCGGCGGCTTCCTGGAGTACTGCTCGCAGCATGCTCTGATCCCCTGCCTTTATTCCTGCACCGATGAGCTGTGGCCCATGCTGGAGGCACGGGGCTTCCGCCGGGTGGCGGTCGCCCAGGAAACCCGGTTGCGGATCAGGGGCCTGGAATTCCGCGGCAAGGAATGGCAGAACGTCCGGACCTCCCTGAACCGAGCGGCGAAGTTGGGCATTTCGGCACGCTGGAGCAGGTTCTCTGAGCTGCCCAATGGCATACGCACGCAGATCAGTGAGGTGTCCGAGGAATGGGCGGCCCAAAAGAAGATCCCGGAAATGGGCTTCACATTGGGAGGCCTGGATGAGCTCGAGGACGATGAGGTCCTCTGCGGCGTAGCGGTGGATGACGCCGGCCATGTCCATGGCGTAACCAGTTGGCTGCCGGTTTTCGAAGACGGGAAGATCGTCAGCTGGACTCTGGACTTCATGCGACGGCGCGGCGATGCCTTCCCCGGGGTGATGGAATTCCTCATCGCCTCGGCTGTCCTCCACTTGCGCGATTCAGTGGAAGTCATCTCCCTGTCGGGCTCGCCGCTTGCCCGGGAAAAGGGTGAGATCGAACAGCAGGCCAAAGGCCTGGCGGGTCTGCTGGATGTCGTGGGTCAGGCATTGGAGCCCGTTTATGGGTTTCGGTCCCTTGCGTCCTTTAAGTCACGATTCCAACCTGAGTACCGGACGCTGTACATGTATTACCAGGACCCGCTGCACCTGCCGGCAATGGGACGGGCACTCAGCCGGGCATACCTTCCCGGGCTGTCGGTTCGACATTCCGCCAGGCTGCTCCGGACATTGGTTGGTTGA